Part of the Coriobacteriia bacterium genome is shown below.
TCCCTTCATCAACCACGACGTGGACAAGAAGGGCATCTCCCGCATCGTGGAGGACTGCTCCGTCGTCTATTCCACCACGCGCATGGGCGCCATCCTCGACGAGGTCAAGCGTCTCGGCTTCCATTACGCCACGCGTGCCGGCGTGACAGTCGGCGTGTATGACGCGGCCGTTCCGGAGGCAAAGGGCGCGATCATCGCGGCCGCCGAGGGCGAAGTCGAGAAGATCGAGCAGCAGTACGACCGCGGTCTCATCACCAAAGACGAGCGGCACCGCCAGATCGTGGAAGTCTGGACGCGCGCGACCGACGACGTTGGCGATGCGATGGCCGCGAACTTCGACAAGTTCAACCCGATCTTCATGATGGCCCAGTCGGGTGCCCGCGGTAACATCAAGCAGGTCCGTCAGCTTGCCGGTATGCGAGGCCTGATGGCGAATCCGAAGGGCGAGATCCTCGACCGCCCGATCAAGGCGAACTTCCGCGAGGGTCTATCGGTTCTCGAGTACTTCATCTCCACGCACGGCGCCCGTAAGGGCCTGGCCGACACGGCCCTTCGTACGGCCGACTCGGGGTACCTCACCCGCCGTCTGGTCGACGTTGCCCAGGATGTCATCGTTCGCGAAGGCGACTGTGGCACCGACGAGGCGATGGAGTTCCGCACCACAGATGACAAGGGACAGCCGGACCACGACCTTGTGGGCCGCTGCCTCCACACACCGGCCGCTCATCCCAAGACCGGCGAGGTGCTCATCAATGCCGGTGACTACATCCGCACCGACAAGGACCTCCACCAGCTTGCCGACGCAGGCATCGAGACAGTGCATGCGCGCACCGTGATGACCTGTCGCGCGGCGCACGGCATCTGCCAGAAGTGCTACGGGTTCGATTTGGCCGCCGGCCGCACCGTCGACATCGGCACGGCGGTGGGCATCATCGCCGCCCAGTCGATCGGCGAGCCGGGCACGCAGCTCACGATGCGCACCTTCCACACCGGCGGTGTCGCCGGCGAGGACATCACGCATGGTCTCCCGCGTGTCACCGAGCTCTTCGAAGCCCGCAAGCCGAAGGGCCAGGCGCAGCTCACCGAGCTGACCGGCATGCTAGCGATCGAAGAGGGCGACAAGACCCGCAAGCTCACCGTGACCGCCGAGGACGGCAAAGCCAAGGACTACACCGTTTCGCGCCGCTCGCGCTTGCGGCCGGGCGTGGTGGCCGGCACCGTGATCGAGGCAGGCACGCAGCTCACCGAGGGTTCCGTGAACCCGCACGACCTGCTCATCCTGCGCGGACCCAAGGCCGTGCTCGCGTACATCGTCCGCGAGGTGCAGGAGGTCTACGCCAGCCAGGGCGTCGACATCAACGACAAGCACATCGAGGTCATCGCGCGCCAGATGATGCGCAAGATCTCGGTGCTCGAGGCGGCAGATACCACGTTCCTGCCCGGCCAGCTCGTCGACCGCCTGGTCTACCACGCTGAGAACGAGCGCGTCATCTCCGCAGGCGGCGAGCCTGCAGTCGGTCACGCGATCCTGCTCGGCATCACCAAGGCCTCGCTCGCGACCGACAGCTTCCTCTCGGCAGCGTCGTTCCAGGAGACCACCCGCGTGCTCACTGACGCTGCGATCGCCGGCAAGTCCGACGAGTTGCTGGGCCTCAAGGAGAACGTCATCATCGGCAAGCTCATCCCGGCCGCGACCGGCATGAAGCGCTATCGCTCGGTCAAGCTCACCTACCGCGGTCAGTCCGCGGAGTGGAGCGGTGAAGAGGGGACCGGCCCGCTGCCGGAGTTCGCCCCTGATGAGCTGCGCGAGCTCGAGGCCATGCTGCCCGGGCCGGCGCTCGACGAAGGCCAGTTCACCGATGAGGAGGCCGAGGACTTCTTCGGCATCCTGAACGTCGACGACGCCGATGAGGACATCGACGTCAGCAGTTTCGAGGGCGTCGTGTTCGATCCCGAGGAGCCTGCGCGCGTGGCGGTCGAACAGCCGGTCGAGCGTCTGTGCGAGGCGCTGTTCGGCGATGGTCAGCCATGTACGCACAAGGCGAAGGACGGTTCGCGCTACTGCGGCGTTCACGCCAAGGTGGCCGACTCCGACGGGCTGTGCCGCGCGTTTCGCGTGGACGGCACGCCATGCCCGAACAAGTCCAAGGACGAGGGCATCTACTGTGGAGTCCACG
Proteins encoded:
- a CDS encoding DNA-directed RNA polymerase subunit beta', with product MLDVDVNNFDKLRIGLASSEQIRQWSRGEVKKPETINYRTLKPEKDGLFCEKIFGPTKDWECYCGKYKRVRFKGIICERCGVEVTRAKVRRERMGHIELAAPVSHIWYFKGVPSRMGYLLDIAPRDLEKVLYFASSIITSVNEDDREADLSMLKDELDADLQALESDVAEEKAQTEAEKDRLIAVAKGELEPQEGESFDEEVDPADRIKKLEAEAKRDIRDLDEELEERRDLLRETFDRFQKLAVKDLINDETLYREMKLRYGDYFRGGMGAEAIQDLLKQIDMDALAEELREQIDEGKGQKKQKAIKRLKVVSAFRHSTNKPEWMILEAVPVIPPDLRPMVQLDGGRFATSDLNDLYRRVINRNNRLKRLLDLGAPEIIVNNEKRMLQEAVDALFDNGRRGRPVTGPGNRPLKSISDMLKGKQGRFRQNLLGKRVDYSGRSVIIVGPELKLHQCGLPKVMALELFKPFVMKRLVDMEYAQNIKSAKRMVDRGRDVVWDVLEEVISDHPVLLNRAPTLHRLGIQAFEPILVEGKAIRLHPLVCTAFNADFDGDQMAVHLPLSAEAQAEARTLMLSTNNIKSPSHGRPLTVPSQDMVIGLFYLTTEREGGEGAGRAFSSFADAQLAYDSRADLDLQALVRVRLTDDLIEEYLDEDGKIALRDRKVGERIDTTVGRITFNKSLPEDYPFINHDVDKKGISRIVEDCSVVYSTTRMGAILDEVKRLGFHYATRAGVTVGVYDAAVPEAKGAIIAAAEGEVEKIEQQYDRGLITKDERHRQIVEVWTRATDDVGDAMAANFDKFNPIFMMAQSGARGNIKQVRQLAGMRGLMANPKGEILDRPIKANFREGLSVLEYFISTHGARKGLADTALRTADSGYLTRRLVDVAQDVIVREGDCGTDEAMEFRTTDDKGQPDHDLVGRCLHTPAAHPKTGEVLINAGDYIRTDKDLHQLADAGIETVHARTVMTCRAAHGICQKCYGFDLAAGRTVDIGTAVGIIAAQSIGEPGTQLTMRTFHTGGVAGEDITHGLPRVTELFEARKPKGQAQLTELTGMLAIEEGDKTRKLTVTAEDGKAKDYTVSRRSRLRPGVVAGTVIEAGTQLTEGSVNPHDLLILRGPKAVLAYIVREVQEVYASQGVDINDKHIEVIARQMMRKISVLEAADTTFLPGQLVDRLVYHAENERVISAGGEPAVGHAILLGITKASLATDSFLSAASFQETTRVLTDAAIAGKSDELLGLKENVIIGKLIPAATGMKRYRSVKLTYRGQSAEWSGEEGTGPLPEFAPDELRELEAMLPGPALDEGQFTDEEAEDFFGILNVDDADEDIDVSSFEGVVFDPEEPARVAVEQPVERLCEALFGDGQPCTHKAKDGSRYCGVHAKVADSDGLCRAFRVDGTPCPNKSKDEGIYCGVHAKLAGQDA